In Pseudomonas sp. MYb327, one DNA window encodes the following:
- a CDS encoding acyl-CoA dehydrogenase yields the protein MIPNDDQQQIRDMARQFAEERLKPFAAEWDREHRFPKEAIGEMAELGFFGMLVPEQWGGCDTGYLAYAMALEEIAAGDGACSTIMSVHNSVGCVPILNYGNDDQKERFLKPLASGAMLGAFALTEPQAGSDASGLKTRARLEGDHYVLNGCKQFITSGQNAGIVIVFAVTDPGAGKRGITALIVPTDSPGYKVARVEDKLGQHASDTCQILFEDVKVPVANRLGEEGEGYKIALANLEGGRVGIASQSVGMARAAFEAARDYARERESFGKPIIEHQAVAFRLADMATQIAVARQMVHYAAALRDSGKPALVEASMAKLFASEMAEKVCSSALQTLGGYGYLNDFPLERIYRDVRVCQIYEGTSDIQRMVISRNL from the coding sequence ATGATCCCGAATGACGACCAACAACAAATCCGCGACATGGCCCGGCAATTCGCCGAGGAACGGCTGAAGCCGTTCGCCGCCGAGTGGGACCGTGAGCACCGCTTCCCCAAGGAAGCCATCGGCGAAATGGCCGAGCTTGGTTTCTTCGGCATGCTGGTGCCAGAGCAGTGGGGCGGTTGTGACACCGGTTACCTGGCCTACGCGATGGCCCTGGAAGAGATCGCGGCCGGCGACGGCGCGTGCTCGACCATCATGAGCGTGCACAACTCGGTCGGTTGCGTACCGATCCTCAATTACGGCAACGACGATCAGAAAGAGCGCTTCCTCAAGCCATTGGCCAGCGGTGCGATGCTCGGCGCTTTCGCCTTGACCGAACCGCAGGCCGGTTCCGATGCCAGCGGCTTGAAAACCCGCGCCCGACTGGAAGGCGATCATTACGTCCTCAACGGCTGCAAACAGTTCATCACTTCCGGGCAGAACGCCGGGATAGTGATTGTGTTTGCCGTGACCGATCCGGGCGCCGGCAAACGCGGCATCACCGCATTGATCGTGCCGACCGACTCGCCCGGCTACAAAGTTGCGCGGGTGGAAGACAAACTGGGCCAGCATGCGTCCGACACCTGCCAAATCCTCTTCGAGGACGTGAAAGTCCCGGTGGCTAACCGTTTGGGCGAAGAGGGCGAAGGTTACAAGATCGCCTTGGCCAACCTCGAAGGCGGCCGCGTCGGCATCGCCTCGCAATCGGTGGGCATGGCCCGCGCGGCGTTTGAAGCAGCGCGCGACTACGCCCGTGAACGCGAGAGTTTCGGCAAGCCGATCATCGAGCATCAAGCGGTCGCGTTCCGCCTGGCGGACATGGCGACCCAGATCGCCGTGGCGCGGCAGATGGTGCACTACGCGGCGGCGTTGAGAGACAGCGGCAAACCGGCATTGGTCGAAGCTTCGATGGCCAAGCTGTTCGCCTCGGAAATGGCCGAGAAGGTTTGTTCCTCGGCCTTGCAAACCCTGGGCGGTTACGGTTACTTGAACGACTTCCCGCTGGAGCGCATTTACCGCGACGTGCGGGTTTGTCAGATCTACGAAGGCACCAGCGATATTCAGCGCATGGTCATTTCGCGCAATCTTTGA
- a CDS encoding enoyl-CoA hydratase, with protein sequence MSFETILLETHGRVGLITLNRPQALNALNAQIVSELNHALDGLEADSNIGCIVLTGSKKAFAAGADIKEMAELTYPQIYIDDLFSDSDRVANRRKPIIAAVNGFALGGGCELALMCDFILAGDNAKFGQPEINLGVLPGMGGTQRLTRAVGKAKAMEMCLSGRLIDAVEAERCGIVARIVPSDELLDEALKVAALIAKKSLPIAMMVKESVNRAFEVSLSEGVRFERRVFHAAFATQDQKEGMAAFIAKREAEFIGK encoded by the coding sequence GTGAGCTTCGAAACGATTTTGTTGGAAACCCACGGCCGTGTTGGCTTGATCACCCTGAACCGTCCGCAAGCGCTGAACGCGTTGAACGCGCAGATCGTTAGCGAACTGAACCACGCTCTCGATGGTCTGGAAGCTGATTCGAACATCGGCTGCATCGTGCTGACCGGCTCGAAAAAAGCCTTTGCCGCTGGCGCGGACATCAAGGAAATGGCCGAGCTGACCTACCCGCAGATCTACATCGACGACCTGTTCAGCGACAGCGATCGCGTGGCCAACCGCCGCAAACCGATCATCGCTGCCGTCAACGGTTTCGCCCTGGGTGGCGGCTGTGAGTTGGCGCTGATGTGCGATTTTATTCTGGCCGGTGACAATGCCAAGTTCGGCCAACCGGAAATCAACCTCGGCGTACTGCCGGGCATGGGCGGCACCCAGCGCCTGACCCGCGCCGTGGGCAAGGCCAAGGCCATGGAAATGTGCCTGAGCGGGCGTTTGATCGATGCGGTGGAAGCGGAGCGTTGCGGGATCGTCGCGCGAATCGTGCCGAGTGATGAACTGCTGGACGAAGCGCTGAAAGTCGCGGCACTGATTGCCAAGAAGTCCTTGCCGATTGCGATGATGGTCAAGGAAAGCGTCAACCGTGCTTTCGAAGTGAGCCTGTCCGAAGGCGTGCGCTTTGAGCGCCGGGTGTTCCATGCGGCGTTTGCGACGCAGGATCAGAAGGAAGGGATGGCGGCATTCATTGCCAAGCGTGAGGCCGAGTTCATCGGCAAGTAA
- a CDS encoding acyl-CoA dehydrogenase family protein, protein MHDLELTEEQVMIRDMARDFARGEIAPHAQAWEKAGWIDDGLVAKMGELGLLGMVVPEEWGGTYVDYVAYALAVEEISAGDGATGAFMSIHNSVGCGPVLNYGSEEQKQTWLADLASGQVIGCFCLTEPQAGSEAHNLRTRAELRDGQWVINGAKQFVSNGKRAKLAIVFAVTDPDLGKRGISAFLVPTDTAGFIVDRTEHKMGIRASDTCAVTLNNCTIPEANLLGERGKGLAIALSNLEGGRIGIAAQALGIARAAFEAALAYSRDRVQFDKPIIEHQSIANLLADMHMQLNAARLMILHAARLRTAGKPCLSEASQAKLFASEMAEKVCSSAIQIHGGYGYLEDYPVEKYYRDARITQIYEGSSEIQRMVIARELKNYLV, encoded by the coding sequence ATGCACGACCTCGAATTGACTGAAGAACAAGTGATGATCCGCGACATGGCGCGGGACTTTGCCCGCGGCGAAATCGCGCCCCACGCCCAGGCGTGGGAAAAGGCTGGCTGGATCGACGACGGTCTGGTGGCGAAAATGGGTGAACTGGGCCTGCTGGGCATGGTGGTGCCCGAGGAATGGGGCGGCACCTATGTCGACTACGTCGCCTATGCGTTGGCAGTGGAAGAAATCTCGGCCGGCGACGGCGCCACCGGTGCATTCATGAGCATCCACAACTCCGTGGGTTGCGGGCCGGTGCTCAACTACGGCAGCGAAGAACAGAAACAGACCTGGCTGGCGGATCTGGCCAGCGGTCAGGTCATCGGCTGCTTCTGCCTGACCGAGCCTCAGGCCGGTTCCGAAGCGCACAACCTGCGCACCCGCGCTGAACTGCGCGACGGCCAATGGGTAATCAACGGCGCCAAGCAATTCGTCAGCAATGGTAAACGGGCCAAATTGGCGATCGTGTTTGCCGTGACTGATCCTGATTTGGGCAAGCGCGGTATCTCAGCGTTCCTGGTGCCGACCGACACTGCCGGGTTCATCGTCGATCGCACGGAACACAAAATGGGCATCCGCGCGTCCGACACCTGTGCGGTCACGCTGAACAACTGCACCATACCCGAGGCCAACCTGCTCGGCGAACGCGGCAAAGGCCTGGCGATTGCCCTGTCCAACCTCGAAGGCGGGCGCATCGGCATCGCCGCCCAGGCGCTGGGCATTGCCCGCGCGGCGTTTGAAGCGGCGCTGGCCTATTCGCGCGATCGCGTGCAGTTCGACAAACCGATCATCGAGCACCAAAGCATTGCCAACCTGTTGGCGGACATGCACATGCAACTGAACGCAGCACGCCTGATGATCCTGCACGCCGCACGTTTGCGCACTGCCGGCAAGCCGTGCCTGTCAGAGGCTTCGCAAGCCAAGCTGTTTGCGTCGGAGATGGCCGAGAAAGTCTGTTCGTCAGCGATACAGATTCATGGCGGGTATGGGTATCTGGAGGATTACCCGGTAGAAAAGTATTACCGGGATGCACGGATCACGCAGATCTATGAAGGGTCGAGCGAGATTCAGCGGATGGTGATTGCGCGGGAATTGAAGAACTATCTGGTTTGA
- a CDS encoding enoyl-CoA hydratase/isomerase family protein, with the protein MTAQVASKAIRSRDATQNEVLAEVRNHIGHLTLNRPAGLNAITLEMVRSLQRQLDAWARDSQVHAVVLRGAGEKAFCAGGDIRSLHDSFKSGDTLHEDFFVEEYALDLAIHHYRKPVLALMDGFVLGGGMGLVQGADLRVVTERSRLAMPEVGIGYFPDVGASYFLPRIPGELGIYLGVSGVQIRAADALYCGLADWYLDSTKLATLDEKLEQLEWHDTPLKDLQGLLAKLAVQQLPDAPLKALRPAIDHFFALPDVPSIVEQLREVTVADSHEWATTTADLLETRSPLAMGVTLEMLRRGRQLSLENCFALELHLDRQWFERGDLIEGVRALLIDKDKNPRWNPPTLQALDAEHVASFFHGFDESGS; encoded by the coding sequence ATGACTGCTCAGGTTGCATCGAAGGCGATCCGGTCCAGGGATGCCACGCAAAACGAAGTATTGGCCGAGGTTCGCAACCACATCGGTCACCTGACCCTCAATCGCCCCGCCGGTCTCAACGCCATTACCCTGGAAATGGTCCGCAGCCTGCAACGTCAGCTCGATGCCTGGGCGCGGGATTCGCAGGTGCACGCGGTGGTCCTGCGCGGTGCCGGCGAAAAAGCCTTCTGTGCAGGCGGCGACATTCGTTCGCTGCATGACAGCTTCAAAAGCGGCGACACGTTGCACGAAGATTTCTTCGTCGAGGAATACGCCCTCGACCTCGCAATTCACCACTACCGCAAACCGGTGCTGGCACTGATGGACGGTTTTGTCTTGGGTGGCGGCATGGGCCTGGTGCAAGGGGCTGACCTGCGGGTGGTCACCGAGAGAAGTCGTCTGGCGATGCCGGAAGTCGGCATCGGTTATTTCCCGGATGTCGGCGCAAGCTACTTCCTGCCGCGCATTCCCGGCGAGCTGGGAATTTACCTGGGCGTCAGCGGCGTGCAGATTCGCGCCGCCGATGCGCTTTATTGCGGCCTTGCCGACTGGTATCTGGACAGCACCAAACTGGCGACGCTGGACGAAAAACTCGAACAGCTGGAATGGCACGACACGCCGCTCAAGGACCTGCAAGGCCTGCTGGCGAAACTGGCCGTGCAACAATTGCCCGACGCACCACTGAAAGCGCTGCGCCCGGCCATCGACCACTTCTTCGCCCTGCCCGATGTGCCGAGTATTGTTGAGCAACTGCGTGAAGTGACCGTCGCCGACAGCCACGAATGGGCCACGACCACCGCAGACCTGCTGGAAACCCGTTCGCCGCTGGCCATGGGTGTGACCCTGGAAATGCTGCGTCGCGGCCGGCAGTTGAGCCTGGAAAACTGTTTCGCCCTTGAGCTGCACCTGGACCGCCAGTGGTTCGAGCGCGGCGACCTGATCGAAGGCGTACGCGCCTTGCTGATCGACAAAGACAAGAACCCGCGCTGGAACCCGCCGACCTTGCAGGCGCTGGACGCCGAGCATGTCGCGAGTTTCTTTCACGGTTTCGATGAGAGCGGGAGCTGA
- a CDS encoding HPP family protein — protein sequence MLARWLPAAINTRPTEWSRAAIGMALGTMLSVWLCGQVFGIEVAQHLIGPLGASAVLLFAVSSGALAQPWSIIGGYLSAAVVALLVAHVLGRTLTSACLAAGMALVLMCWLRCLHPPAGALALTLVLADPATIAMDWKALGPAMLGASVMLLSAIAYNNLTSIRYPKRPSEPVAVVPADHPPTDSQAITAEDLKLALADMEAFFDVTPEDLEQLIHASELHAKRRSIGEVLSRSA from the coding sequence ATGCTTGCTCGCTGGTTGCCCGCCGCCATCAACACCCGCCCCACTGAATGGAGCCGCGCCGCCATCGGCATGGCCTTAGGAACCATGCTCAGTGTCTGGCTGTGCGGCCAGGTGTTCGGCATCGAGGTGGCGCAACATCTGATCGGCCCGCTGGGCGCATCGGCGGTGCTGCTGTTCGCGGTGTCTTCCGGCGCGTTGGCACAGCCGTGGTCGATTATTGGCGGCTACTTGAGCGCGGCCGTGGTGGCGCTGTTGGTTGCGCATGTGCTCGGTCGCACCTTGACCAGCGCTTGTCTGGCGGCGGGCATGGCCCTGGTGTTGATGTGCTGGCTGCGCTGCCTGCACCCACCGGCCGGTGCCCTGGCGTTGACGTTGGTCCTGGCCGACCCGGCAACCATTGCTATGGACTGGAAGGCACTCGGCCCGGCCATGCTCGGCGCATCGGTCATGTTGCTCAGCGCCATCGCCTATAACAATCTGACGAGTATCCGCTACCCCAAACGCCCCAGCGAACCCGTTGCCGTGGTGCCGGCCGATCATCCGCCCACGGACAGTCAGGCGATCACCGCCGAGGATCTGAAACTGGCGCTGGCGGACATGGAGGCGTTCTTCGACGTTACGCCGGAAGACCTCGAACAACTGATTCATGCCAGCGAACTCCACGCTAAACGCCGCAGTATTGGGGAAGTGTTGAGCCGCAGTGCCTGA
- a CDS encoding MFS transporter has product MTTYSLVIRRLLICSLTIVISRAITSPMLTLFLSNKLGLNQQDVGLLLGIAVFIATLLALYGGYIIDRLEKRRLLMLTMLSSAIGLVLLTFAENLYLTTVTLVVTETASALFLIGSKAILSENLPVGQRAKAFSLSYTLTNIGYAVGPMLGVVIAGVYPIAPFLIAAGIAFFSIFLLTGIARDPALPLSTGQVQSFLKTLITLKNDRTLIMFTLGCLLSTVVHGRFTFYLSQYLLVTSDDQNTLKVMAALLACNAISVILLQYQIGRFLKREHLRHWIVVGTALFIFGLIGFSLADSLMGWCVAMFIFTLGEIIIYPAEFLFIDTLAPQELRGSYYGAQNLAALGGALSPVICGFLLMHTPAPTMFYALSALAALGGLLCFMSGRGVPILHK; this is encoded by the coding sequence GTGACCACCTATTCGCTCGTCATCCGCCGGCTGCTGATCTGCTCGCTGACTATCGTCATCAGCCGCGCAATCACCAGCCCGATGCTCACGCTGTTCCTGAGCAACAAGCTCGGCCTCAACCAACAAGACGTTGGCTTGCTGCTGGGCATTGCGGTGTTCATCGCGACGCTGCTCGCGCTCTATGGCGGTTACATCATCGACCGTCTGGAAAAGCGCCGACTGCTGATGCTGACCATGCTCTCCAGCGCGATTGGCCTGGTGCTGCTGACCTTCGCTGAAAACCTCTACCTGACCACCGTCACGCTGGTGGTCACTGAAACCGCTTCGGCGTTGTTTCTTATCGGCTCCAAAGCGATCCTGAGTGAAAACCTGCCCGTGGGCCAACGTGCCAAGGCATTTTCCCTCAGCTACACCCTGACCAACATTGGCTACGCCGTCGGCCCGATGCTCGGCGTGGTGATTGCCGGGGTTTATCCTATCGCACCGTTTCTGATCGCCGCTGGCATTGCGTTTTTCAGCATATTCTTACTCACCGGGATCGCCAGAGACCCGGCGCTGCCTCTTTCGACCGGACAAGTGCAGAGCTTCCTTAAAACCCTGATCACCCTGAAAAACGACCGCACCCTTATCATGTTCACCCTCGGCTGCCTGCTCAGCACTGTGGTTCATGGCCGCTTCACCTTCTATCTTTCGCAATACTTGCTGGTAACCAGCGATGACCAGAACACGCTCAAGGTGATGGCCGCCCTGCTCGCCTGCAACGCCATCAGCGTGATCCTGCTGCAATATCAGATCGGACGATTCCTTAAGCGCGAGCACCTGCGCCACTGGATCGTTGTAGGCACTGCGCTGTTCATTTTCGGCCTGATCGGCTTCAGCCTCGCGGATAGCCTGATGGGCTGGTGCGTGGCGATGTTTATCTTCACCCTCGGGGAAATCATCATTTACCCGGCCGAATTTCTCTTCATCGACACCCTGGCCCCGCAAGAACTGCGCGGAAGTTACTACGGGGCGCAGAACCTGGCCGCTCTCGGTGGCGCACTAAGCCCGGTGATCTGCGGCTTCCTGCTGATGCACACGCCGGCGCCCACCATGTTTTACGCCTTGAGCGCACTCGCGGCGCTGGGTGGATTGCTGTGTTTCATGAGTGGCCGTGGCGTGCCTATACTTCATAAATAA